One window of the Rhipicephalus sanguineus isolate Rsan-2018 chromosome 4, BIME_Rsan_1.4, whole genome shotgun sequence genome contains the following:
- the LOC119390846 gene encoding uncharacterized protein LOC119390846: MRNIYFMLVLVIAALVPAWSYHLQKRSLKLIRVQCNLPSFHLYRIRFIEQAKDEGDTEDDDHGDDSTDDVDGDDNAETGGESDESEEDTTPTDAPFTTPLILSTEYSASTKDTTESTGTYATSTSPSEPSKEDSEITKSTLEWTSTYAYPTTSYVPSSQDDLKSTQAATKPSDSYSPAIRPSAPSQENSTFSKDSIDSTSTYSSSTVSYVPTAQDAPKSTKVATVPTGAGVSSTTASGP, encoded by the exons ATGCGTAACATTTATTTTATGCTCGTATTGGTCATTGCCGCACTTGTGCCAG CATGGTCGTACCACCTTCAGAAAAGGTCCCTGAAACTGATTCGAGTGCAGTGCAACCTG CCTTCATTCCACTTGTACAGGATCCGCTTTATTGAACAAGCTAAGGACGAAGGGGACACTGAAGACGACGACCACGGTGACGACAGCACCGATGACGTCGACGGGGACGACAATGCCGAGACTGGCGGTGAAAGTGACGAAAGCGAAGAAGACACTACCCCCACCGATGCTCCTTTTACCACTCCTCTTATACTATCCACGGAATATTCTGCGTCGACAAAGGATACTACGGAATCTACCGGTACATATGCAACTTCGACTAGCCCCTCTGAGCCATCAAAGGAAGACTCGGAGATCACGAAGTCTACCCTAGAATGGACTAGTACCTATGCGTATCCAACCACTTCGTATGTGCCATCATCACAGGATGACTTGAAGTCGACACAGGCAGCTACTAAACCCAGTGACAGCTATTCACCTGCGATTCGTCCATCTGCGCCATCACAGGAAAACTCGACGTTCTCAAAGGATTCAATAGATAGTACCAGTACTTATTCATCTTCAACAGTTTCTTATGTGCCAACAGCACAGGATGCCCCGAAGTCCACCAAGGTTGCCACAGTGCCAACCGGCGCTGGTGTATCCTCTACTACTGCTTCTGGGCCATAA